The Porites lutea chromosome 7, jaPorLute2.1, whole genome shotgun sequence genome includes the window tgttttgaggataactATTCACTGAccatcagcacgcagggatatcggattaacacaaggaagtttccaaaggaacatagcctttacagagctttaaaacacagcatccgccaacacaaacttgacttgatcGATGAACTTTgggtaaaactaaacagcctctaccaataataacaaactctcacttgaacttcagatatcttacggcttccgcgaacttgtaaaTACAGAACCTGAAagcgaccttcgtcacacttgactaaacacagcagtccagctcgtgggaaaaaacttagttcatcaaaagaactcgcttggaacttgtataccgtttgacataaggttctagaaaatactaaacaggcgaatagtagtagcttttcgtcatattttatgatttcagtaactgatgcaaatctgctgactcatgccgaaatgtaaacatgccctaattaattattcatggctaatccaaaaacgtagagaacgttcgagaaagtcacgcaacgcatgaaagcaattttactacgtaacactcaacaaaggcaaaatgtctttgtgcagcattttgtaactttaaattcatcataaaacagttcgaaaggagggctccctcgcgaaatgtttttcaacactcgaagagaaatttcttgtcgctgcgcggccacgaaatatcctctatttattcctcgagtaattaaagactaaactcgaagtgatctcaagatatctagtacatcatttcataactatttttcataacccaaactaccttgggtcgcagtagcgcaatcggctaatccctcaacttagagtctcctctgatctgacgggtcacacaggtgagtcggttcaaaccccggaaaagccaaaataataattctttcttcctcgaaaaagttaaagaaaatcgaagtgatctcgagatatctcgaactaattcggctctcacttcgtcaaatagccgaatacaaccgaaaacctacagactttgcttgcccaatcttgtcaaaaaattgcaactttgaaaaataaaaaaaataggactgtattttactcaccgaaacggcctGCCATTTTTAGGGCTAAACAGATCATATTTCTGATTTACAGCGTGTACACCGTGACAAAATCACAAATTATTTCTTCCGTTGAGCATGATCACTTTTGTCCGGTTTTGGTTTTTCAGTTTCGCAGCCTTGAATAAGTTCGTTTGAGTAAGTTAGTTTGGATAAATCTGCGTTTAGATTGACACTTCATCAGTCGATTGTAATCATACGCATGTTTCTCTCTAGAGTGAATTTAGAGGTATTTATTTTCGTACTttgctattacggactctcgctactaGGAACACCAAACCCTTTAAACCCGCTAAGGGACGAGTCGCGCAGGATAAAACAGAGAACTGAGTTGAAGTGATGCATAGCTATGATGGAGTAGCTATAAAGCGCCATCATAAACTGATGATCACTCCAATGATTGACTCGTAAAATAATTATGGCGTCATAACTCAGCATTATGATACGCTAAATTGGATTCGATGTACCGTTTCGCCGACATAAATACATTTCATGTATAGTATTCGTGTTATGTTACCTAATATTATCTTTGAGATACGTTTAGGCTTTCTTTAATATGTCAATTATCGTAGATATGGAAGAATTATAGCTTGCCATCAAGTGCTTGAAGACCGAAAACTCCACCAATGTTGAAGTTTCTGTACTCGCGggcaaagaaactgacaacCTTCACAACCGCAATTAAGGTTCTTCTCAGGAGCTCTTTATGTCTTCCAATGTTTACTAAAGTAAATTCGGCGCTTGAAAAGTAACGTGGATTCCTAATCTCTGATGCTATCAAGCAAAATAAACTAAGAAAGCAGAATATAAATCTCGGATTGAAACATAAATTTCCACTTTTGTTAGAACATTCCTGTACTCAATCTGCATAATCACGAACCGAAAATGAAATGTACACAATACCTTGATACATTTGCATTTTCGAAATTTCAACAATTGCCTTATTAACTCTTCTGTCGGCAGTGTACATGTAATACTGATGTTGTCTCTGTGGATTGCCTTTGCTacagtaaataataaaatagttaTAATATTGTTGAGTTCCAAAAAAATCGTGTGGTATTTAATAGACCTTCTTACCGATACGGCGACCATATTGaatgaattcgatttaaggagtattatagggtGCCCAGGgagcatgagcacatttcgtttgtattttcgagcgcttttcgggacattttttgttaaagttttcttagaataagattgtaatgggaaaaaagatccttgtgccgtgtttggatgtaataatgattgcctttttctagtttagtattagaaatttggtctttcactgtatatttctcgggaaaaaggcgataattattacatcaaaacacggaacaaggatctttttttcccattacaatcttattctgagaaaactttaagaaaaaatgtcccgaaaagcgctcgaaaatacaaacgaaatatGCTCATGctccctgggcatcctataatactccttaaatcgaattcattcaatatggccgccgtatcggtaaaaaggtctattgcttttatagtAGCCAAAGGCTAACTTCAGCCAAGTTGTTCATAGTCTCAAAACTAAACATCGCAAATACTTCCGTACAGTGGCGCTAGGAAAGGAAGGCTTTCCCCGGGCATGCTAATAATCTGGTCTCACGCTTCACGCATCTGCGTTTTTCCGTTTTAACAGGTTTTACCTTAATAGTATAATCTTCTTGTACGACGAAGAGCCTAGTAGggtttcacgttacgtcatggccgccatgctggtggagggtaaacaaaagatcgctcatttaAAGCTCGTTtcgtttgtccaccagcatttgttcatttcaccattgttatttgtgtctcccgagactGCATCAAAACCACCTACACTGTCAGCATTGTGTTTATTCACTGATAAATGGTGAGAATGTAGTAAAGTTACCGCAGCAGCAAAAAGTTAATGTAGTGTTTAACATTCGATAATGTCCAGACAGCGACgtaaataaatagaaataagctttctaagaaaaaaattgaaactaatAGGAAGGAAGTCACACAGTGCACCCCATATGTACGTTTTTAGCGATTACAATACTCTAGTCAGCCAATGAGCTTTCAGAATTTTCCGTATCGCGTGATGTTTGGATTTCAAATATAGCAATATCATTGTCCGAATAACGTACTGCATTACAAGTAAGTGAtaatggccgtttttatgctagagacgttaAAGTTCGACTGAGACGTAACACTACTTTAACGTATAGTGTAAGAGCGGTAAATAACAAGATCAGACGCATTTAACGTCTGACGATTTTAAAACGTCccctaaggcccggttcagacgccgaacttttcatgagccgaaccaaGAGCCGCGGCTTTTGGCCGAACCTAAATCGAATTAAGGCAGACCAAGCCTATTTAGACCGcctgaatagacctttttaccgatacggcggccatattgaataaattcgatttaaggcgtattataggatgcccagggggcataagcacatttcgtttgtgttttcgagcgcttttcgggacattttttcttaaagtttttcaGAATAAGATCGTAATAgggaaaaagatccttgtgccgggtttggatgtaataatgatcgcctttttctagtttttaatttagtattagaaatatggtctttgactgtatatttctcggaaaaaaggcgatcatttttacatccaaacacagcacaaggatcttttttcccattacaatcttattctaagaaaactttaagaaaaaatgtcccgaaaagcgctcgaaaatacaaacgaaatgtgctcatgccccctgggcatcctataatactccttaaatcgaattaattcaatatggccgccgcatcggtaaaaaggtctattgactgagacgccgatcttaattccagccgaactaaattaaaaaggagaaaaatgctcattttgggCGAAATGCTTGTCAAATACTTTATTATGATTTATGCATTatgttcggcacatgaaaagtgcggcgtctgaatcaaagccgttccacggtcgaaattcccggccgggcaAGGCGTGAAGAAcggacgccgaacttttcatgtacttaattcaatgtattaggttcggctcatgaaaagatcggcgtctgaacaAGGGCCTAAGATGATCGTTCGTATTTAGACGCACTTaacagacgactttaacgtctcaaTCGTTAAATGCGTCTGGTACAATAAAAGGACACCATTAACTGGGACTCATTTAGGCCCAACTCGTCCAGAATTGACTGGGAatagttagttttttttaaaaatctatttGACGTCTATTAGACGTTAAACGCATCTAAAACGACCTTAACGTCTCTAGCATAAGAGAGGCCAATGTTCCAAGAGATGGGCACACTTGCAATTTAACGAAACATTGGTCAGCATAAAAATGGTCAAATAAGACAGACGCATTTATCGTCTGACGATTTTAAAACCTCCTCTTTTAAGTTCGTCGTTCGAATTCAGACGCACTTCAGACTTTAACGTGTCAGACCACGTTCAATGCGTCTAGTATAAACAGGACGCCGTTAACTGCGAAGCTTTTACGGCCAACTCGTTCAGAAATGACTGGGAACTAGTCAGGGTTTTTTATATTCTGTTTGATGTCTCAGACGTTAAACGCGTCTTGATGACTATAACGTCTCTAGGATAAAAGAGATCAATGTCCCAAGAGATGAGTACACTTGCAATTTAACGAAACATAGGTCAGGATAGGTTTCTCATCGCAACAGTTTTTTGTCTGTTACATGACTGTGTGGAGCCTGCAGGGTATTCTTCTGAGGGGGAGGGCTTGCATGCTTTAGAATTTGTGAATTCGTTTGGTTTCTGGTGCGAAAGAGGAGAATTCGCGGAATTTTTCTTATGTCCACCTGAGCAACTGCTCTCTCGTTGTAAATAGTAACTCTAACAGGTCCTACTCtcattggaaaaaaattaatgcgcTTGTTTTCAGTGACACATTTAATTTAAACAACCTTTTAACAACAAAAGACATTTCTTGGCGTCCTTAAACTTTTAAATACCTAGAACTGGTGTCCACTGAAGAATAAAGATTTGCTCTGGATCCTTTGAATGCTTTCTATTTTCGCGCGAaacgtttttttcaaaattatttttgatcGACAAGTACTACCTGTACTTGCTGTTGCTAGTGGAAAACAAAGCCTTTCTAGAACTCTTTCTCCTTGTTTAATCTTCAACAATTCTCTTGACAATAaaaattttgtatttaaaatcgtTAACTTTGAGAACTAGGAAGGAGAGAAAGCAGAGAAATTGAATAATAAATGTTGATTTTTCTGGATGGAAGATTTCCTTTTGACGGAAAATTATAGCGAGGTTTTTTAAGAACAgcgaaaatagaaaacaatcgTGTCGAAAGCTAACGAAAGCTAGCGAATTATACGTTTACTTTAGCACGTTTGATTAATTGCAACAACTACAGTTTCGCTAAAATAGTTCTTTAGCAACTGAACCCAAATACTAAGGATTTGAATTAGGAACTGCATGGTAAACTATtctgtaaatcagaaagatctgttttagcacTAAAAATGGGGTCGTTTCGGTaagtctaatttggctcccttaaatcggggccaatacagtccaattacgTAGGGCTGATTTGGACCCAGAGCGCTGAAATGAACTCCAGCGTGGGCTGGGATAGCCTCTTGATTGGGCTGTTTTGccctaaattgtgctcaaatggctccagggggggctgaatcagactttggcctgcagggctgaattagCACTTGAGgttgaaacagatctttttaattttcagtttataATTATTCTGAAAATCGTAACCATTTAATCGTAAAATGTTTGGACTATTGGAATATTTTATAGGGTCTAAGcctggttgttcaaagcagggttaagataacccagggttagtgcaaaatttaaattcagatatgaaagcttaaagagcaaattcagttttattctctTTGCCCACAATTTAATGATTTGATGCTCTAAAAATAAGGGAGAAAATTACCctgaaaaatgattttgaacaaaaaaggagaaacctgggttaaaatttaacccagggttagcgctaatcggccttcgaaatACTGGGCCCAGGAGGGAGGAGAGGGGAAGATTGGTATCACCTCCCCCTTTACATCATCCCAATAAATAAAAAGACGAAAACGTGAGCTCTTTACGCTTCGAAAATCTATTTTGGTCATTAAAGACCCAATCGGGTTTATTGACGTACGCTAAACTGATCGTGCTATCAAAACGTAGTTTTAACAAAAACTGAGGTATTGCaacatgtaagggaatccaagacagtctgggattccggattccacgccatggattccAGGTTACGGATACCGAGTTCTTAGTCAGTGGaacctggattccggattccaatcgtttgaGGGATTACGGATTCCTTGACGTGTATATTCTGTATTCCAAAGCCTAGAATTCCGGATTACACAACAAAAATCTGCTGGATCCCGGATGCTACAAGCCAAAATTTCCctgattccggaatctggaatcccTTACTGGGTCGAGAGGTAACTCTCAGTGGAAACCTGCGTACCAAGCAAGAATACATCCTGTACAGTGAACTCTCTTCCACTATTTGAACTTTACATAGCActatattttgaaagaaaatattgatACTAGAAAATGATCTGATAATAAAGAATCAAATCTCCGAAGTGTTAAGTCCGTTGAAAGCAAAACCCTCTGGGCACCTCCCTTCCAATCTCTACCAAATTCGGCACGTTTTATTCATTTCCTAAAGATGGCATCAGCTTCAGTACAACATTGTTCAGTCGAGGAAGCTGCTGTCGCGAGAACATGAGAAATGTCGTTGAGTGTCCCAACTAATTTGTCGCACGGATTCTCTATTCAAAGATCTAAAGTCTTGAGACAAATTTGTGCTACTAACGCTCATTTACACAACCTCGTTTTAGCGAAGAGCTtaaagggactggcaaaatgtgttcGCTATACGGAGGTTTCGTTTTTTCGaaattcttttttatatattttacatttactgggctaaagaaaatcgttcgttatactgaggacttcgttatatagaggttcgttatatcgaggttccactgtacacatgcccaccccacccccatccCACCTACATCATTTTGAGCACCTGTACCCTCAGTTTACGCTGAGTATCAATATTGGTGCTTTTGTTAGttggggaaggggtggggggcaGGATAAACTAACGCAGCCATTTGTACGCAGATATGTATTTACCATCGTAGGCCTTGTTCCCATGTTAAGCAGACTAAAAACCCATTACTCGATAAGATTACTGTATCCAACATTTCGTTTTTTTAAGAGGATCAATAATAATTTCTTGTTGTTGCATGGTTAAATGTAAAAAGGATAGAAACCCAAGTGTTGAGGAATAACACTTGCTAAATTTCCCTCCATTTTATAGACGCAGTTGAAAGTCTCGAACTACTTTAGAAATTTCATCTGTTTTGATTCTTGAATTTTCCgggaacaagaaaaatgagagTTTTAATTATATGTAAGAGTATGTAAACATTACGTTAAGTCTTAATATAAGGAAATAGAATTCGTTTTCTGAATCGAACGACTTTGCTACACATATTTTCTAAAAGACGCTAAATAAAACCTACTAATACTTTGTTCTTCTTAGCTGCCTCTCAACGTAATACAAATTCCTTGCACTCAGCTATAAAAGAAAATAGTAACAGTGTAataaaaaatcatgaaataacTCATAGTACCCTTATTCGATTAGGGTCGACTAACAAAATCTGCCTGGATTGGCTGACAAGAGTTGAAAGTAGAAGTGAggggcaataataataataataataataataataataataataataataataataataataataataataataataataataatattaaaaggaAGTGGAAATACAGAATATGTGGAACTGCAAAAGCGTATCTTTTGTTCCAATTGTAATTGAGGCACTTAGGGCAGTTACCAAAAACTTAATGATGTGGGTTACTAAGATAGGAACAGCTGGCATCTTGAACTTACTGCAGAAAGCCTGTTTGTTGGGAACAGCAAAGGGCTAAAGAAGGACCCTAGACACCTAACGCGATAGGAAATAGCTTGATGATCTAGGGATACGTGACCACCAAAACAAATCGTGGTGTGAGatatgaacaacaacaacaacaacaacaacaacaataataataataataataataataataataataacgataataatattaaaatagaGACAATAGTAGATGCAATTCAAGCCCGAGCCAGGTTTCCGCAAGAGAGATGTGTCACTGGAATTAATTAATTGTGTCACTGATAAACTCTGAGAGGTTCGTACTAAAACAAACTAGTAGCCCAAATCGCTGAGAGTCAGGTGAACGTTACGAAATGAACAGCTGTCATTGAAATACTTATTATTTACTTATATACTTATTATGCAATTTGATAAACGATGCGAGCTGTTGtgcaatttaggtcaattgccCGCTTAAGACATCAGTCGAAGACTAGCACTGagaatgaggaaaaaaaataccatGTCCACAAAGGTTTTCATCTTAACTTAATTTCAAAGGAGTTAAATCAATATAACAGACGTAGTGTAGCACCTATTTATCTAGACTACtgatttattcattcattcattttatctCCCTCTGATCTTTGTGTCGATTTAGTATCTCTTGTTTGCGACCGTGTTCTGTAATGTGGCCGGTAACGTTTGTGTGTATGAACTCTTATCgtttttaagtttaaaagtgaaagaaagaacagccaattaaaaaatacaaaataaattgGGCAGCTTTGaccagcaaaaaaaaagaaaaaaaccgtaCCTCGACATTGTGAGTGGTCTATTTGTTCCCATCAAATTCCAATGTGACGTCATCACCAATGAGTACAAAAGGCGCCCAGTGAGTTACATCGCTAAATTCTGTGGATTCTCTCATGCAGTTCATTGCCCGGTTAAGGGCTTCACTTGCACTTTTTCCTGCCACAAGATGCTGATAGAAATTTTTCATAAACTCCAGAGTGGCCTTGTCGTCAATCGCCCACAATGATACCAGAACAGAACGGGCACCGGCCCCTAAGAATGCCCGTGCTATGCCGACAACACCCTCTGCTTTGATTTCGCCACAAGCACTATGACAGCAACTGAGTACAACCAATCTTGCTCGCAGCTGAACCTGCCTTACAtctttcattgtcaaaatgaagTCCGCCTCACTACATGTACTATTTGGCGCCAAGGCGATTTCACCTGTTTCAATATTCCCACGAGCAGCGATGTGCACCAAAGCAACAGAACCGAGTCGTCTTAACACCTCATCCTTCGTGGCCTCTCTTCCAACAAGAGGCGTGGAGCCAACCATTTCACCAATCATATTCACTTCCTCTCTGGCGCAGGGTAGCGGCTCTAGATTTGTCACATCTTGCACACAAGGATCACCGACAAGAAGTACGCCCGACTTGTAATGGTAATCTACCGGACATTGCGCAATCATTTTCAAGCTTGTGAGGGATGGAGCCACACGGATGCTGAATGATTCGCAAAGGTACTTGGAATCTGGGCTCATGAATGCAGCAAAAGGAGCCAAGCAAAGTGGACCTTCTGGAATGAATACAAGTTCACCGCCTAAACAAACACCCTGAATAGGATCTATGATAGTGTCGTACAAACTCCTCAAAGCTTTTTCTTGATGATTTAAGTGCTGTGTTTGTTGGTCATCATGTGGTGATCTTTTAAATGCCAGTCTTTTATCCTTCGCCCACGCGAGGGAACGATCTTCACACTCCACATATTCACGTGGACCTATTTTATTCAATAGAGACTGAAAGAGAGTTTTGATTTCACCCTGTGAAATGATTTGCTTTATTCTTACTTTAACGTCCTTTCCATTCTGACAAACCCAGAAAATTACTTCCTTTATTGCAATCGCCATAAATATTGTATTCAGAGGAAAGTAACTGAGCAGCTCACAaaagttttcgttttcttttactGATTCCGAATCATTCGCTTCAAATGCATAATTCAATACCATAAGGTCTTTAAGACCCTGTGCCCGTCCTTGCTCGGCAGAAAACAAAGCCTCCTTTACCTTGCCATCATTTAACATCACTTGCCACATTCCCATGTATGTTTTTTGGTACTGATCACGTAAGTTTATTTTCCACTCGTCGTTGAATTGAGGACGATCTCTGATGTTATCTAACAAAGTAATACTGAGCTGATAATATTCAATAGCCACTGGAACTTGGCCTAAACACGCAAAATCAGAACCAAGGTTAGAGCACGCTAATGCCTCACCCAATCTGTCATTCAATTCTCTGGCAATTTGAAGTGAACGTTCATGGTAGTCTATGGCTGTTTCAAAATCTCCCTGTCTGTCATGAGCACTGCCAAGATTTAAATACGCCTTACCTTCCATTGATCTGTCACCCAATTCTTTCGCAATTTTAAGTGAATGTTCATGATAGTCTATGGCTGTTTTAAAATCTCCCAGACTGGCATGGGCATTGCCCAGATTGCTATACGTCGCTCCTTCCCCTGATCTGTCACCCAATTCTTTCTCAATTTTCAGGCTACGTTCATTAAAGTCTACAGCTTCTTTAAACTCTTCTAGACCGTGATGGGCGTTGCCGATGTGACCATACGCGCTTCCTTCCCCTTTTCTGTCACCTAGTTCTTTCGCAATTGTGAGGTGACGTTCATGGTAGTCTAGGGCGGTTTTAAAATCTCCCAAACTCTGGTGGGCGTTGCCAAGATCGCCATACGCGTTTCCTTCCCCATATCTGTCACCTAGTTCTTTCGCAATTTTGAGGTGACGTTCATGGTAGTCTACTTCTGTTTTAAAATCTCCCAGATTGTGATGGACTTGGCCAAGATTGCCATACGCAATTCCTTGCTCTGATTTTTCACCCAATTCATTGACAATTTCAAGTGAACGTTCATGGTAGTCTAGGGCTGTTTTAAAATCTCCCAAACTCTGATGGGCGCTGCCAAGATTTCCATACGCCTTTCCTTCCCCTGACTTGTCACCCAATTCTTTCACAATTTTCAGGTAACGTTCCTGGTAGTCTATCGCGTTTTGAAAATCTCCCAGACTGCGATGGGAATTGCCAAGATTGCTATAGGCAATTCCTTCCGCTGATCTGTCACCTAATTCTTTGGCAATTTTCAGGGAACGTTCTTGGTAGTCTTTGGCTATTTTAAAATCTCCCAGAAGTTGATGGACGGTGCCAAGATTTCCATACGCCTTTCCTTCCCCTGATCTATCAGACAattctttggaaattttaagTGAACGTTCTTGGCAGTCTATGGCTGATTTAAAATCTCCCAGACATTGATGGGCGATGCCAAGATTTCCATACGCCATTCTTTCCCCTGATCTATCACCcaattctttgaaaattttaagtgAACGTTCATGGTAGTCTATGGCAGTTTTAAAATCTCCCAAACTGCGATGGGCGATGCCAAGATGGTTATACGCGTATCCCTCTCCTGATCTGTTACCAAGCTCTTTGGTAATTTTCAGGTCACGTTCATGGTAGTCTATGGCTATTTCAAAATCTCCCACACTGATATGGGCAATGCCAAGATTGGCATACGCAGCTCCTTCCCCCGATCTATCACCGGAttcttttgcgattttcaggtgACGTTCATGGTAGTCTATGGctgttttgtaatttcctaGATTTTGATGGGCAATGCCAAGATTGGTATACGCCTTTCCTTCCCCTGATCCATCACCCAATTCTTTTACGATTTTCAGGTGACGTTCATGGTAATCTATGG containing:
- the LOC140944374 gene encoding uncharacterized protein, whose protein sequence is MERSANTATNENDVTSAAGETLPFDDSNLRAIAEVYKNEGNDEYKKKNFNNAITYYTEGIKVNCKDEDLNAKLYSNRAAAHFNLGNYLETVNDANVAIELQPHFPKAFVRVQFLLEWKRATKVTNPAERSREEKGYGNLGNALQSLGVGDLIALIDDIKSDYKIAKEILGDFKTAIDYHKRHLKIAKELGDRSEEGDAYCNLGITHISLGDFEIAIDYHERDLKITKELGDRSGEGNAYNNLGIDHRSWGDFKTAIDYHERHLKIVKELGDGSGEGKAYTNLGIAHQNLGNYKTAIDYHERHLKIAKESGDRSGEGAAYANLGIAHISVGDFEIAIDYHERDLKITKELGNRSGEGYAYNHLGIAHRSLGDFKTAIDYHERSLKIFKELGDRSGERMAYGNLGIAHQCLGDFKSAIDCQERSLKISKELSDRSGEGKAYGNLGTVHQLLGDFKIAKDYQERSLKIAKELGDRSAEGIAYSNLGNSHRSLGDFQNAIDYQERYLKIVKELGDKSGEGKAYGNLGSAHQSLGDFKTALDYHERSLEIVNELGEKSEQGIAYGNLGQVHHNLGDFKTEVDYHERHLKIAKELGDRYGEGNAYGDLGNAHQSLGDFKTALDYHERHLTIAKELGDRKGEGSAYGHIGNAHHGLEEFKEAVDFNERSLKIEKELGDRSGEGATYSNLGNAHASLGDFKTAIDYHEHSLKIAKELGDRSMEGKAYLNLGSAHDRQGDFETAIDYHERSLQIARELNDRLGEALACSNLGSDFACLGQVPVAIEYYQLSITLLDNIRDRPQFNDEWKINLRDQYQKTYMGMWQVMLNDGKVKEALFSAEQGRAQGLKDLMVLNYAFEANDSESVKENENFCELLSYFPLNTIFMAIAIKEVIFWVCQNGKDVKVRIKQIISQGEIKTLFQSLLNKIGPREYVECEDRSLAWAKDKRLAFKRSPHDDQQTQHLNHQEKALRSLYDTIIDPIQGVCLGGELVFIPEGPLCLAPFAAFMSPDSKYLCESFSIRVAPSLTSLKMIAQCPVDYHYKSGVLLVGDPCVQDVTNLEPLPCAREEVNMIGEMVGSTPLVGREATKDEVLRRLGSVALVHIAARGNIETGEIALAPNSTCSEADFILTMKDVRQVQLRARLVVLSCCHSACGEIKAEGVVGIARAFLGAGARSVLVSLWAIDDKATLEFMKNFYQHLVAGKSASEALNRAMNCMRESTEFSDVTHWAPFVLIGDDVTLEFDGNK